In Granulicella mallensis MP5ACTX8, the sequence TTTCTCAATGCCGACCATACGCATTCCCTGGACAGCGCCATCGCGGCAGCCAAAGCTGGATTCGATTCCATTGTGTTCGACCTGTCCGCACTGCCGTTTGAGGAAAATATCAAACAGACAAAGCAGGCGGTGGAGGCGTTGAAGTCGATCAATCCGATGATCCTGATAGAGGGAGAGATTGGAAACATTGGAACAGGATCTGAGATTCATGAATCCATGCCTGATCTCTCGAGCGAGCTTACGACGCCAGAAGAAGCCAGGCAGTACGTCGAAGGCACCGGAGTCGATATTCTCGCTCCTGCGGTCGGGAACGCGCACGGTATGTTGCAGACCATGTTGAAGGGAGATGTGAAGAAGCACCTCGACATTACCCGGATACGGGAGATAAAGCGTGCCTCCGGAAGCTTCCTGACCTTGCATGGCGGCTCCGGTACGGAGGATCGTGACCTGCAGGAAGCGATCAAGGCCGGAATCAATATCATTCACATCAACACCGAGTTGCGCGTTGCATGGCGGCACGGCCTGGAAGACGCTTTTGCGAAGCAGCCACGAGAGGTTGTTCCCTACAAGCTCTTACCTGTAGCGGAAGAAGCTGTTAAGCAGGTTGTTCTCGCCCGGTTGCGGCTATTCAATCAAGTGCAGTAGCCGCCGGAATCTGCGGAAGATCAGGTGCTGTGACGACGTCACGACCAAATCTCGTCAGTGTTGGAAGTCCGTCGCGAGTTCGTCAGTTTGAGGCAGGATCCCTTGGCGTTTGTATAGGGGGATCTTGCTGTACTCAAACGACTTAGCAAACAGCCAATCTCAATTTGAGATTGGCTGTTTGCTTGCATCGCAATAGGGATGCGGCTCGTGGTTAACGATGACCAGCAGTAGTGAGGAGAGATCTTATGAGTCAAGTCCCTGTGACATCCGTGCATAAAGTTGAGGCGGACGGAATCCAAGTCTTCTACCGTGAAGCCGGCGATGCAGCCGCGCCTGTGTTGCTCTTGCTGCATGGGTTTCCGACATCATCCTTCATGTTCCGCGATCTCATCTCTCGTCTTGCCGACAGCTACAGAGTGATCGCGCCGGATCTGCCCGGATTTGGGTTTACGGAGGTACCCGAAAAGCGAAACTACACATACTCATTCGACGCGCTGGCCGGTACGGTGCAGGCCTTCACTGACGCGCTTGGCCTCACTCGCTACGCGATATACATCTTCGACTATGGAGCGCCTACAGGCCTCCGTCTGGCAATGAGCCGCCCCGAGCGAATTACCGCGATCGTCTCGCAGAACGGCAACGCTTATGAAGAAGGACTCGGCGATGCCTGGGGGCCGATCAGAACGTATTGGGCTGCGCCGACAGCAGAGAACCGGGAAGTGATCCGGAAGAACATCTTGAATTTTGACGGAACCCGCTGGCAGTACACGCACGGTGTCGCGAATCCCGAGAGCGTGCCGCCCGAGTCGTATACGTTGGATGCGGCCTTGCTGGAAAGACCGGGGAATATGGAGATTCAGCTCGACCTGTTCCTTGATTACGCATCGAATGTGAAGCTTTATCCCAAGTTCCAAGAGTACCTTCGGAAGTCGAAGCCGCCGCTGCTGGCAATCTGGGGCAAGAACGATCCCTTCTTCATTCCGGCCGGAGCCGAGGCCTACCGCAAGGATCTGCCGAACGCGAAGGTCCAGTTTCTGGATACAGGGCATTTTGCTACGGAGACACACTCTGTCGAGATTGCCGCTGCGATCAAAGAGTTTTTCGGCGCAAACGGCATCTCGAAATAGAAAGGCGGCAGGGAATCACGATGAACTCTTTTTCTGAAAATGTAACGGTTGTACTCGTCCATGGGGCATGGGCTGACGGGTCCTGCTGGCAGAACATCATTCTGCCTCTGAAGCGACAGGGCCTGAAGGTCACATGCGCTCCTATTCCACTTACATCCCTCATGGATGACATCGCTGCACTCCAGCGCGTAATTGAGAGAACCACGGGACCTGTTGTTCTAGTCGGTCACGCGTATGGCGGAGCTGTGATCGCTGGCCCGTCGGACGATCGGGTCAAGTCGCTCGTGTATGTGGCGGCCCTGGCACCTGATGAGGGGGAGACGGTAGCCGATGTGTTTTATCGCGCCACTCCGCATCCCTCTGCTCCGCAGCTCGCACCCGATGAGCATGGCTTTATCTGGATGCCGGAAGAAGGCTTCAGCAACGCTGTGGCGCACAATGCATCTCCGGATCAAACGACGATTGCGTCTGCAGTGCAGAGGCCTGTCTCTGTGAAGTGCATTCAGGAGAAAGCTCCTGCACCCGCATGGAAGACGAAGCCCTCGTGGTTCCTGCTTGCGGAAGAAGACCGCATGATTCTTTCTGAGACTCAGCGGTACATGGCAAATCGTATGAATGCCAAGATCTGGTCGCATGAAGTGGACCACTCTCCGATGCTCACGGCTCCGTACCTTGTGGTCGAGGTGATCCTGGAAGCTGCGCGTGGAGCGCTCGGCTCGTAAAGTGCTAACGAAGAGGAGGGTCGCACCTCCTCTTCGTTAGAAACATGGAACGTGCTCAACGGACACTCGTGTCTGACGAAGAAAGGTTCTTATGAAGCCCAACTCTGTTGCTGTTGTTACGGGTGCAAGCCAGGGGATTGGCCGCGCTACCGCAGTGCGTTTGGCGCGCGATTTTTCAGCCGTGGTTCTCGTAGCCAGAAATCAGGATGAACTACAAAAGGCTGCAGCCGATGTCAACGCCGCAGGCGCCGAGTCGCTTATCTATGCGCTCGACCTGCGAGATCCTCAGGCCGTAGAGACAGTCGTTAAGGGGACGCTGGAACGCTTTGGCAGGATCGACGCCCTGGTGAATATTGCGGGAGCGGTTCCCCAGATCGATCTGTTCGAGATGACGGATGCTCAGTGGAATGACGGATTAGAGCTCAAACTGCACGGCGCACGCCGCCTGACGGTACGAGCCTGGGATGCGTTGAAAGCCTCAGGCGGATCTGTCGTCCTGATCTCCGGCAGCGCCGCTCTCGACCCAAAGCCTGGGTTCGCTGCGGTTGCCGCGATCAACGCTGCGATTATTGCCCTCGCAAAAGCCTTTGCTGAGCAGGGAATCAAGGACGGAGTGCAGGTCAACAGCGTAGTCCCAGGCGCTGTGATGACCGGACGCAGGCAATCGTTCTTCGCGAAATGGGCGCCCGCGCACAACCTTACCGTAGAAGAGGCGCTGAAGAAGTTTCCAGAGGAAGCTGGTATCAGCCGTTTCGGTAAGCCAGAAGAGATCGCTGACCTGATGGCGTATCTGGTATCGCCGTCGGCGAAGTGGATGACGGGATCTTCTATACGAATGGATGGCGGCGAAGTCAAAGGCATCTGAGTCAGGAGTTCAGCGCCGTTTTGGTTCGCTAGTGCTATCTGCCAGGCCGGCATGATGGGAGAACCTATGTCTCCACGAAAAGCGAATATTGAACGACTGGCTACATTTTCAGATGGGGTGTTTGCGGTCATCATCACGATCATGGTCCTGGACCTGAGGCCGCCGGAGCACCCCACCTTCGCATCTCTGTTGCCGTTATGGCCGACTGCGCTGAGCTACCTGGTGAGTTATCTGTTTATAGCCATCGTTTGGACGAATCACCATCACCTGCTGCGCTTCGCCGACGAGTCGACGCCGCGGTTGATTTGGATTAATTTCGCGCACTTATTCACAGTATCGCTGGTGCCGTTTGCAACGGCATGGGTTGCGAGCACACGTATAGCCGCGGTTCCCGTCTTCCTTTATGCAGCGGTGTTTGTCCTGGTGGAGTTGGCCTATCTTCAGTTCGAGCACCACGCCCTGACCCAGGCGGAAGTGGAGGAGATCTCGCCTCGCACTCGCAGGCTTGCATGGATACGCTCCCTCGTTGCACTCGGACTCTTTCTCACTGCGATGTTCGTGTCGTTCGAGTTTCCGCGGTGCAGCTTCGCACTGGTGTGTTGCGCCGTCCTTCTTTATCTAGTGCCGGAGCCTCCAGTGCCCCCAGGTGAGAGCACGGACTCGGTCTCTCTGAAAACGGTGTGACTGCCCAAGAAGGACTCAACAGCAGCCGGGCTCGTTTTGTTAAGACATCGCTGGAAACAGCTTCAAAAGAATGATCCCCATGATCCAAAGCGGAGGAGAGTCGGAGTTGATTGATGTTATTTTGGCTGGCAATACCCAGCTTTACCATCAGTTGATTCTTCCTTATGAGCGGAGCGTCTACCTGATTTCGCATTCCTACATGAAGAACGATAAGGATGCTGAGGATGTAGCGCAGGAAACGTTTGTTAGGGCCTTTCAGAATCTAGGCTCCTTCCGAGGCGATAGAAAGCTCAGGACGTGGTTCATCGGTATCGCGATCAATGAGGCAAAGAGCCGATTGCAGCAACAGGCGATCATCCAGACTGCCTCTCTACTAAAACCTCAGAACGAAGAGTGGCTTATGTCCCCGACACTTCTGGACGATTGGAAAGAGCTTCCTTCTGGTGTGGTCGAGCACGAGGAGATCAGAAGCCTGCTGCAGCAAGCCTTTGAGAGGCTTCCTGATATTTACCAGCGAGTGTTTCTCCTGCGCGATATAGAGGGACTCGATCTAAACGACACGGCACAGATTCTGGATATGGATGTCGCACAGGTGAATCTCACGTCGCACGGGGCTCGAATCATTCTGCAGAGCTTGTTGGTACCACAATTGGGTGCAATCAACCTGGCTTCGAAGGAGCCGAGCTCCAGGAGGCATTCACGTGCAGCGACGAACCTTACAGCTAAAGTCCGTCACTGTCGAAGATCCGTCACAGCTTCGTCAGATGACGACTGCGATTGATGATGCTGGTTCAATCGATTTGCAGCGCAGGAACCACTTAGCTAGCCCATCTGGTTGAAAAGAAGATGCGCTGAGTTTGGCCGTTCGATTGCACTCAAACAATTAACCTTCGTTACGTCATCGCCTACGTGGAGCTATATCCATCACGGCAAGGAGAAGTATTTATGGATCGGGTCTCGTCTGAACAATCAATGAACGCGGAGAATCAAGACCTGGTTTCTGTTGGTTCCTCAATAGAGGCCAAAAGCCTCCTAACTAAGGTAGCTGCCTGGGTAAGTGATCGTAATATCCCTTTCCTGATTTCCAGTATCGGCATGATCGCGATGCTCCTTTGGGCGGGGTCTTTCAAGATGACTGCGCCCGGCGCCGAAGGCATCATTCCCCTGGTTTCAAATAGCCCGCTGATCAGTTGGCACTTTAAAGTATTCGGTCCTTATGTCGGCTCTGATCTAATTGGCCTTACCGAAATCATCGCCGCCACGTTGATGATCGTAGGTTATTTGAAGCCCAAAGCCGGTATCGTCGGCGGCCTTATTGCATGCGTCATGTTCTTCATCACCAGTACGATGGTGATGACTACCCCCGGTGCGATTATTGTGGTCAAAGGGCTTCGGTATATGAGTTTCACGGGCTTGTTCCTTTTCAAGGACATCATCTCTCTTGGGGTAGCGTTCTATCTCGTCACCTATTTCGGTAAAAGAGCTATCCTCTCCGAAAACAAAAACTAATCGCTAAGTAGACGAAACCCTGGCCACGTCACCTCTCCGCTTGAAGCGCTCGGGGTGACAACAGGGCGTTGATCGCGTAAGTATGCAAAGAGGCTGAGATCCTCAAACACAAGTTCTACAACGGAGAACATTACCTATGGACCCTCAAGTGCAGCCCGAAGTTTACGATCTTCTTATCCTTGGTAGCGGCGCAGGCGCGAAACTGCTGGCCTGGACCTTCGCAGGGCAAGGCCAGCGCGTCGCCGTGGTCGAGCGCAAGTATGTTGGAGGAGCCTGCCCGAACATCGCATGCCTTCCCAGCAAGAATGTGATTCATACGGCACAGATCGCGCACAACGTTCGGCGCAGCGAAGAGTTCGGTGTCAGCATCGACAACTTTCGCATCAATATGCCGGCTGTCAGAGATCGCAAGCGCAGGATGGTCCAGGGATTGGTAGACACGCATCTCGCTCTCTACAAGCAGAGCGGCGCGGAACTGATCATGGCATCCGGCAGATTTGTGGGACCCAGGGTACTGGAAGCGACCCTGGCGGATGGAACGAAGCGATTGCTGACCGGCAAGAATATTGTGATCGGAACAGGGACGCATGCAGCTATTGAGAACATTCCCGGAATGGCAGCGGCACAGCCGCTGACCCACGTCGAGGCACTGGAGCTCGATGTCGTGCCCGAGCACCTTATCATTCTCGGAGCTGGATATGTGGGGCTGGAGTTCGCACAGGCGATGCGCCGGTTCGGTAGCCAGGTCACGGTCGTAGACCGTAACGAGCGTGTAATTCATGGCGAGGACGAAGACACCACCGAGGGATTGCA encodes:
- a CDS encoding SDR family oxidoreductase; protein product: MKPNSVAVVTGASQGIGRATAVRLARDFSAVVLVARNQDELQKAAADVNAAGAESLIYALDLRDPQAVETVVKGTLERFGRIDALVNIAGAVPQIDLFEMTDAQWNDGLELKLHGARRLTVRAWDALKASGGSVVLISGSAALDPKPGFAAVAAINAAIIALAKAFAEQGIKDGVQVNSVVPGAVMTGRRQSFFAKWAPAHNLTVEEALKKFPEEAGISRFGKPEEIADLMAYLVSPSAKWMTGSSIRMDGGEVKGI
- a CDS encoding alpha/beta fold hydrolase; its protein translation is MSQVPVTSVHKVEADGIQVFYREAGDAAAPVLLLLHGFPTSSFMFRDLISRLADSYRVIAPDLPGFGFTEVPEKRNYTYSFDALAGTVQAFTDALGLTRYAIYIFDYGAPTGLRLAMSRPERITAIVSQNGNAYEEGLGDAWGPIRTYWAAPTAENREVIRKNILNFDGTRWQYTHGVANPESVPPESYTLDAALLERPGNMEIQLDLFLDYASNVKLYPKFQEYLRKSKPPLLAIWGKNDPFFIPAGAEAYRKDLPNAKVQFLDTGHFATETHSVEIAAAIKEFFGANGISK
- a CDS encoding sigma-70 family RNA polymerase sigma factor, translated to MIPMIQSGGESELIDVILAGNTQLYHQLILPYERSVYLISHSYMKNDKDAEDVAQETFVRAFQNLGSFRGDRKLRTWFIGIAINEAKSRLQQQAIIQTASLLKPQNEEWLMSPTLLDDWKELPSGVVEHEEIRSLLQQAFERLPDIYQRVFLLRDIEGLDLNDTAQILDMDVAQVNLTSHGARIILQSLLVPQLGAINLASKEPSSRRHSRAATNLTAKVRHCRRSVTASSDDDCD
- a CDS encoding TMEM175 family protein — encoded protein: MSPRKANIERLATFSDGVFAVIITIMVLDLRPPEHPTFASLLPLWPTALSYLVSYLFIAIVWTNHHHLLRFADESTPRLIWINFAHLFTVSLVPFATAWVASTRIAAVPVFLYAAVFVLVELAYLQFEHHALTQAEVEEISPRTRRLAWIRSLVALGLFLTAMFVSFEFPRCSFALVCCAVLLYLVPEPPVPPGESTDSVSLKTV
- a CDS encoding DUF417 family protein, which encodes MDRVSSEQSMNAENQDLVSVGSSIEAKSLLTKVAAWVSDRNIPFLISSIGMIAMLLWAGSFKMTAPGAEGIIPLVSNSPLISWHFKVFGPYVGSDLIGLTEIIAATLMIVGYLKPKAGIVGGLIACVMFFITSTMVMTTPGAIIVVKGLRYMSFTGLFLFKDIISLGVAFYLVTYFGKRAILSENKN
- a CDS encoding alpha/beta fold hydrolase, encoding MNSFSENVTVVLVHGAWADGSCWQNIILPLKRQGLKVTCAPIPLTSLMDDIAALQRVIERTTGPVVLVGHAYGGAVIAGPSDDRVKSLVYVAALAPDEGETVADVFYRATPHPSAPQLAPDEHGFIWMPEEGFSNAVAHNASPDQTTIASAVQRPVSVKCIQEKAPAPAWKTKPSWFLLAEEDRMILSETQRYMANRMNAKIWSHEVDHSPMLTAPYLVVEVILEAARGALGS
- a CDS encoding class II fructose-bisphosphate aldolase, producing MDNLRTSLTAAQSNGTAIGHFNISDWVLLKAVFSAAQELKVPVVVGLSEGERGFLGVAQVAALVKSLREEQGAPIFLNADHTHSLDSAIAAAKAGFDSIVFDLSALPFEENIKQTKQAVEALKSINPMILIEGEIGNIGTGSEIHESMPDLSSELTTPEEARQYVEGTGVDILAPAVGNAHGMLQTMLKGDVKKHLDITRIREIKRASGSFLTLHGGSGTEDRDLQEAIKAGINIIHINTELRVAWRHGLEDAFAKQPREVVPYKLLPVAEEAVKQVVLARLRLFNQVQ